A genome region from Baekduia alba includes the following:
- the xseA gene encoding exodeoxyribonuclease VII large subunit, with the protein MSVQPRPEGIAGSSLAGPFPVGAYAEKLREELRKRARVQLFGEVWNFRASKAKIYFELRDGDGAVPCSMWRNDFERLGLQLGSFTDGCQVVVAGGPGYYPGSRTSSPSFSFDVSGLRIAGDGDLLAQMEALRRALGAAGLFEPQRRLPRPALPRCIGVVTGEGGKARDDVLAGLRRRGWAGRLVWAFAPVQDRHAAPRITQALQDLAAVEEVEVVIVARGGGSLADLFAFCDETLCRTVAMLRVPVVASVGHHTDRTLIDDVAAVSCSTPTHAAEAAVPTHPVEARAALARCAASLQTHGRRAVVTRARHLAALSRAPAQAIARHRVALHQRLKELRAATRRRVVDDRERVTRRAGALQRKAGAAAGAQDRARRTALDSLAAALAAHDPERTVARGYAIVDDGAGAIVTSAEQARALGDVRLFFADGPADAKIINKREGSS; encoded by the coding sequence ATGAGCGTCCAGCCTCGCCCCGAGGGCATCGCCGGCTCGTCGCTGGCCGGCCCGTTCCCGGTCGGCGCCTACGCGGAGAAGCTGCGCGAGGAGCTGCGCAAGCGCGCGCGGGTCCAGCTGTTCGGCGAGGTGTGGAACTTCCGCGCGAGCAAGGCCAAGATCTACTTCGAGTTGCGCGACGGCGACGGCGCGGTGCCCTGCTCGATGTGGCGCAACGACTTCGAGCGCCTGGGCCTCCAGCTCGGGTCGTTCACCGACGGCTGCCAGGTCGTGGTCGCCGGCGGGCCGGGCTACTACCCCGGCTCGCGCACGTCGTCGCCGTCGTTCTCGTTCGACGTCAGCGGCCTGCGGATCGCCGGCGACGGCGACCTGCTCGCGCAGATGGAGGCGCTGCGCCGCGCGCTCGGCGCCGCCGGCCTCTTCGAGCCGCAGCGGCGGCTGCCGCGCCCGGCGCTGCCGCGCTGCATCGGCGTCGTCACCGGCGAAGGCGGCAAGGCGCGCGACGACGTGCTCGCCGGGCTGCGCCGGCGCGGCTGGGCGGGCAGGCTCGTGTGGGCGTTCGCGCCGGTGCAGGACCGCCACGCCGCGCCGCGCATCACCCAGGCGCTCCAGGACCTCGCCGCCGTCGAGGAGGTCGAGGTCGTGATCGTCGCGCGCGGCGGCGGCTCGCTGGCGGACCTGTTCGCGTTCTGCGACGAGACGCTGTGCCGGACCGTGGCGATGCTGCGCGTGCCGGTCGTCGCGAGCGTCGGCCACCACACCGACCGCACGCTGATCGACGACGTCGCGGCCGTCAGCTGCTCGACGCCGACGCACGCCGCCGAGGCGGCGGTGCCGACGCATCCGGTCGAGGCCCGCGCCGCGCTGGCGCGCTGCGCCGCGTCGCTGCAGACCCACGGCCGCCGCGCCGTCGTCACCCGCGCGCGGCATCTCGCGGCGCTCTCGCGCGCGCCCGCGCAGGCGATCGCGCGCCACCGCGTCGCGCTGCACCAGCGGCTGAAGGAGCTGCGCGCCGCGACGCGCCGGCGCGTGGTCGACGACCGCGAGCGCGTGACGCGCCGCGCCGGCGCCCTCCAGCGCAAGGCCGGCGCCGCCGCCGGCGCGCAGGACCGCGCGCGCCGCACCGCGCTGGACTCGCTGGCCGCGGCGCTCGCCGCCCACGATCCGGAGCGCACCGTCGCTCGCGGCTACGCGATCGTCGACGACGGCGCGGGCGCCATCGTCACCTCCGCCGAGCAGGCGCGCGCGCTCGGCGACGTCCGGCTGTTCTTCGCCGACGGGCCGGCGGACGCCAAGATCATCAACAAGAGGGAGGGCTCGTCGTGA
- a CDS encoding LLM class flavin-dependent oxidoreductase — translation MRAGVFLAYWPWFTPAEQVDLAMLADRLGLDSAWVAEAWGQDAVSVLGLLAGKTDRIGLGSGLMQIPARKPTATAMAAATLDVLSDGRFRLGLGLSGPQVSEGWYGVPFTRNLARTREYVDVVRRTLAREKILMDLDGGTDPAHPPTGLGKPLKLLTRPVQDPLPIYLGAIGPKAVKQAGALADGWLPFMLDPSDPDVLMAPLREGAAAAGRSLADIDIAPVVPVAVDEDLAAARDAVRPWLAFYLGAMGAKDKNFYVDLAERQGHGEAARHVQELGLAGDRLGAVAAVTDGLVDAGGIATTPAGLDEHLAAYERAGVNTLVAVPCGDDKPGVLRALAAATVTR, via the coding sequence ATGCGCGCAGGAGTCTTCCTCGCCTACTGGCCGTGGTTCACGCCTGCCGAGCAGGTCGATCTCGCCATGCTCGCCGACCGCCTGGGGCTGGACTCCGCGTGGGTCGCCGAGGCGTGGGGGCAGGACGCCGTGTCGGTGCTCGGGCTGCTGGCCGGCAAGACCGACCGGATCGGCCTCGGCTCCGGCCTGATGCAGATCCCGGCCCGCAAGCCGACCGCGACGGCGATGGCCGCCGCGACGCTCGACGTGCTCAGCGACGGGCGCTTCCGGCTCGGCCTCGGGCTCAGCGGGCCGCAGGTCAGCGAGGGCTGGTACGGCGTGCCGTTCACGCGCAACCTCGCGCGGACGCGCGAGTACGTCGACGTGGTCCGGCGCACGCTCGCGCGCGAGAAGATCCTGATGGACTTGGACGGCGGCACGGACCCGGCCCACCCACCGACCGGCCTGGGCAAGCCGCTCAAGCTGCTGACCCGGCCGGTCCAGGACCCGTTGCCGATCTACCTCGGCGCGATCGGGCCGAAGGCCGTCAAGCAGGCCGGCGCGCTGGCCGACGGCTGGCTGCCGTTCATGCTCGACCCCTCCGACCCCGACGTGCTGATGGCGCCGCTGCGCGAGGGCGCCGCGGCGGCGGGCCGCTCGCTGGCCGACATCGACATCGCGCCCGTCGTCCCGGTGGCGGTCGACGAGGACCTCGCCGCCGCGCGCGACGCCGTCCGACCGTGGCTGGCCTTCTACCTCGGCGCGATGGGCGCCAAGGACAAGAACTTCTACGTCGACCTCGCCGAGCGTCAGGGCCACGGCGAGGCGGCGCGCCACGTGCAGGAGCTCGGCCTGGCCGGCGACCGCCTCGGCGCGGTGGCCGCCGTGACCGACGGGCTGGTCGACGCGGGCGGGATCGCCACGACGCCCGCCGGCCTGGACGAGCACCTGGCGGCCTACGAGCGCGCAGGCGTGAACACGCTCGTCGCCGTGCCGTGCGGCGACGACAAGCCCGGCGTGCTGCGCGCGCTGGCGGCGGCGACGGTGACGCGCTGA
- a CDS encoding VOC family protein: MDMKLEVVVIPVSDVDRAKAFYEQLGWRLDADFATDATFRVVQLTPPGSDASIIFGTGLTDATPGSYDGLQLVVEDIAAAHDELAARGVAVDDVFHDAGGIFHHAGTTDRVPGPAPDNGTYGSFLSFADPDGNGWIVQEVTTRLPGRVEDKPASYASTPDLVDALKRAAAAHGEHEARTGEADADWPEWYADYMVRERTGQELPS; this comes from the coding sequence ATGGACATGAAGCTCGAGGTCGTCGTGATCCCCGTCTCCGACGTGGACCGCGCCAAGGCGTTCTACGAGCAGCTCGGCTGGCGGCTGGACGCCGACTTCGCCACCGACGCGACGTTCCGCGTCGTGCAGCTCACGCCACCGGGCTCGGACGCGTCGATCATCTTCGGCACGGGCCTCACCGACGCGACCCCCGGCTCCTACGACGGCCTCCAGCTCGTCGTCGAAGACATCGCGGCCGCCCACGACGAGCTCGCCGCTCGCGGCGTCGCGGTCGACGACGTCTTCCACGACGCCGGCGGGATCTTCCACCACGCCGGCACGACCGACCGTGTCCCCGGCCCCGCCCCGGACAACGGCACCTACGGCTCGTTCCTGTCGTTCGCCGACCCGGACGGCAACGGCTGGATCGTCCAGGAGGTCACGACGCGCCTCCCCGGCCGCGTCGAGGACAAGCCCGCGAGCTACGCGTCGACGCCCGACCTCGTCGACGCGCTGAAGCGCGCGGCGGCCGCCCACGGCGAGCACGAGGCCCGCACCGGCGAGGCCGACGCCGACTGGCCGGAGTGGTACGCCGACTACATGGTGCGCGAGCGGACCGGGCAGGAGCTGCCGTCGTGA
- the xseB gene encoding exodeoxyribonuclease VII small subunit, with protein sequence MSETMTYEGATARLEAIIKRLDSGEAGLRETLDLCQEGRGLVEFCAGELDAVGKGLEELRLDELVARLEQRPPA encoded by the coding sequence GTGAGCGAGACCATGACCTACGAGGGCGCGACCGCGCGGCTCGAGGCCATCATCAAGCGCCTGGACTCCGGCGAGGCCGGGCTGCGCGAGACGCTCGACCTCTGCCAGGAGGGGCGCGGGCTCGTCGAGTTCTGCGCCGGCGAGCTCGACGCCGTCGGCAAGGGGCTGGAGGAGCTGCGGCTCGACGAGCTCGTCGCGCGCCTCGAGCAGCGGCCGCCGGCATGA
- a CDS encoding methyltransferase domain-containing protein has product MGDDAIARALPLLQPAARAGAGGSSASAHGYLDLLGDDDEPVGMAPGPAGRLMVTRALPVVYERWWRPAWGRVLRGAMAGGMRDEHRIARLLLGLTPGDGVLDVACGPGNFTREFAAIVGPGGLAIGIDASATMLARAVQDTGTGPEAEQIGYVRGDAVALPFRDASFDAVCCFAALHLFADPDAALDHMTRVLTPGGRLAILTSCRLRSVPGRTVNDLAGTRSGMRIFGPDDIVDGLRERGYAEISQRIAGLTQFVGGRLGAS; this is encoded by the coding sequence ATGGGCGACGACGCGATCGCCCGTGCCCTGCCGCTGCTCCAGCCCGCGGCGCGCGCCGGGGCCGGTGGGTCGTCCGCGTCCGCGCACGGCTACCTCGACCTGCTCGGCGACGACGACGAGCCGGTGGGCATGGCGCCCGGGCCCGCGGGCCGGCTCATGGTCACCCGCGCCCTGCCCGTCGTCTACGAGCGCTGGTGGCGCCCGGCCTGGGGGCGCGTGCTGCGCGGCGCGATGGCCGGCGGGATGCGCGACGAGCACCGGATCGCCCGGCTGCTGCTGGGCCTGACGCCGGGCGACGGCGTCCTGGACGTCGCCTGCGGGCCGGGCAACTTCACGCGCGAGTTCGCGGCGATCGTCGGGCCCGGCGGCCTCGCGATCGGGATCGACGCGTCCGCCACGATGCTCGCGCGCGCCGTGCAGGACACCGGCACCGGCCCCGAGGCCGAGCAGATCGGCTACGTCCGCGGCGACGCGGTCGCGCTGCCGTTCCGCGACGCCTCGTTCGACGCGGTCTGCTGCTTCGCCGCGCTGCACCTCTTCGCCGACCCCGACGCCGCGCTGGACCACATGACGCGCGTGCTCACGCCCGGCGGCCGGTTGGCGATCCTGACCAGCTGCCGCCTGCGGTCGGTCCCCGGCCGGACCGTCAACGACCTCGCCGGCACCCGCAGCGGCATGCGCATCTTCGGGCCCGACGACATCGTCGACGGCCTGCGCGAGCGCGGCTACGCGGAGATCTCCCAGCGCATCGCCGGCCTCACGCAGTTCGTCGGCGGCCGCCTCGGCGCGAGCTGA